From the Acetobacter aceti genome, one window contains:
- the flgG gene encoding flagellar basal-body rod protein FlgG, with the protein MRSLDIAGTGMQAQQTNVEVIANNIANMTTTGFKRRRAEFQDLIYQDIRRVGTMSSDSGTLVPAGAQVGLGVRTAGIYRINAQGTLEQTSNSLDLAIEGPGYFQVTLPSGEYAYTRDGTFSLSDTGQIVTADGYPVSPGITVPNNAQTVTIDQTGQVQVTVSGQTQSTVVGQLQMATFQNENGLAAMGQNLFTETQSSGNAITGTGQSVGFGDIRQGYVEESNVNVVTEITDLITAQRAYEMNSKVITASDEMLQTLTGLK; encoded by the coding sequence ATGCGTTCTCTCGACATTGCCGGAACCGGCATGCAGGCCCAGCAGACGAATGTGGAGGTCATCGCCAACAATATCGCCAACATGACGACGACGGGCTTCAAGCGTCGCCGGGCGGAATTTCAGGATCTGATTTATCAGGATATCCGCCGTGTCGGCACGATGAGCTCCGATAGCGGCACGCTTGTCCCTGCCGGTGCGCAGGTCGGACTTGGTGTGCGCACTGCCGGCATCTACCGCATCAATGCGCAGGGCACTCTGGAGCAGACGAGCAACAGTCTTGATCTCGCCATCGAAGGCCCGGGTTATTTTCAGGTCACCCTGCCTTCCGGTGAATATGCCTACACCCGTGACGGCACATTCTCTCTTTCCGACACGGGACAGATCGTGACGGCGGATGGATATCCGGTCAGTCCCGGCATTACAGTTCCGAACAATGCCCAGACCGTCACGATCGATCAGACCGGTCAGGTGCAGGTGACAGTGTCCGGCCAGACGCAGTCCACGGTTGTCGGCCAGCTTCAGATGGCGACCTTCCAGAATGAAAACGGTCTGGCTGCCATGGGCCAGAACCTGTTCACCGAGACGCAATCATCAGGCAACGCCATCACCGGCACGGGCCAGAGCGTTGGTTTCGGCGATATCCGTCAGGGTTATGTTGAAGAATCCAACGTCAATGTGGTGACCGAAATCACGGATCTCATCACGGCCCAGCGTGCTTACGAAATGAACAGTAAAGTCATCACCGCTTCCGATGAAATGCTGCAGACACTGACAGGACTGAAATGA
- a CDS encoding gamma-glutamyltransferase family protein, translating to MLHTVRSLRGMVTSPHHLASQAGLDILREGGTALEATVAMGAALSSVYPHMTGLGGDAFWLISWPDGRSTVIDACGAAAMGASRALYQEAGLTDIPWRGGLAANSMAGAVSGWEKALSLSASIRPNLPLERLLRDAIHYAESGYAVSDSEASLLHEKQAELSESRSFLDAYSSSGTLVSSGALRRNPALARTLRQLAHDGLDSFYNGALARTLAEDLENSGSPLRQSDFSLHQAQLRKSLHASIKGAVLYNTPPPTQGVASLGILKIFDRIAADQVDGYDHIHGLVEATKRAFIFRNRHVGDPAWMTRSAQDFLDDDAGIAQLTDGIDMRHAMPWDARSQMGDTTWMGAIDSSGVAVSMIQSLYFEFGSGVFLPQTGLVWQNRGSSFRLEKGAWNSLEPGRKPFHTLNPAMARFDDGRTMVYGTMGGEGQPQTQAALFTRYARYGVALQQAITAPRWLLGRTWGEDSSSLKMEAGFDTTVVDQLRQAGHDIKIVPAFSSIMGHAGALVRHAGGLIEGAADPRSDGVAAGF from the coding sequence ATGCTTCACACAGTTCGTTCACTGCGCGGGATGGTCACTTCCCCGCATCATCTCGCCAGTCAGGCCGGATTGGACATCCTCAGGGAAGGGGGCACCGCGCTGGAAGCGACTGTCGCCATGGGCGCGGCTCTCTCTTCTGTCTATCCACACATGACTGGGCTGGGCGGGGACGCTTTCTGGCTGATTTCATGGCCAGACGGGCGCTCCACAGTCATTGACGCTTGTGGAGCGGCAGCCATGGGGGCCTCACGGGCTCTATATCAAGAGGCTGGTCTTACAGATATTCCATGGCGTGGCGGACTGGCCGCCAACAGCATGGCTGGTGCTGTCTCGGGATGGGAGAAAGCGCTCAGTCTCAGTGCGTCTATTCGCCCCAACCTGCCTTTGGAGCGTCTGTTGCGGGACGCCATTCATTACGCAGAGTCCGGATACGCTGTTTCTGATAGTGAAGCCTCTCTTCTACATGAAAAGCAGGCTGAACTCTCAGAAAGCAGATCCTTTCTGGATGCCTATAGCTCATCAGGAACACTGGTTTCATCTGGCGCTCTCCGCCGCAATCCGGCTCTGGCTCGGACATTACGGCAACTGGCTCATGACGGGCTCGATAGTTTCTACAACGGCGCGCTGGCACGAACTCTCGCAGAGGATCTTGAAAATTCAGGTAGTCCGCTAAGGCAATCTGATTTTTCTCTCCATCAGGCTCAACTGCGTAAGTCACTTCATGCATCGATAAAGGGGGCTGTCCTTTATAATACGCCACCTCCGACACAAGGGGTGGCGTCTCTCGGCATTCTCAAGATTTTCGATCGGATCGCCGCTGATCAGGTCGATGGATATGACCATATTCATGGTCTGGTGGAAGCGACAAAACGCGCCTTTATCTTCCGCAACAGGCATGTTGGCGACCCAGCCTGGATGACACGATCAGCGCAGGATTTTCTGGATGATGATGCCGGGATTGCACAACTCACCGACGGCATCGACATGCGGCATGCAATGCCCTGGGACGCCAGATCACAGATGGGGGATACCACCTGGATGGGAGCCATCGACTCTTCCGGGGTTGCGGTCAGTATGATCCAGAGTCTGTACTTCGAGTTTGGATCAGGAGTTTTCCTGCCACAGACTGGACTTGTCTGGCAAAATCGCGGTTCTTCATTCCGCCTTGAGAAAGGGGCATGGAATAGTCTGGAGCCGGGACGTAAACCATTTCATACGCTCAACCCGGCAATGGCGCGTTTTGATGATGGCCGGACCATGGTTTACGGCACAATGGGTGGGGAAGGACAGCCACAAACACAGGCTGCGCTTTTTACACGCTATGCCCGGTATGGAGTTGCATTGCAGCAAGCCATTACCGCACCGCGATGGCTTCTTGGGCGTACCTGGGGTGAAGACAGTTCATCGCTCAAAATGGAAGCAGGTTTTGATACGACGGTTGTGGATCAGCTCCGGCAGGCAGGACATGATATAAAAATTGTTCCGGCCTTTTCATCAATAATGGGGCACGCAGGCGCGCTTGTTCGACATGCTGGCGGCCTTATTGAAGGCGCCGCTGATCCACGCAGTGACGGCGTGGCCGCAGGTTTTTGA
- a CDS encoding YaiI/YqxD family protein, with protein MTRIYIDADACPVKDETYRVAERYKLPVAVVSNRMIAIPDSPMIERVVVEAGPDVADDWIAEQAQEGDIIVTGDIPLAARCVEKGAHVIDSKGKVLDASSIGMALAMRNLMTDLRSAGVETPGGPAFSKLDRSRYLSALDTLVVRLRKPRFRMPVAPI; from the coding sequence ATGACCCGTATCTATATTGATGCCGACGCCTGTCCGGTAAAAGACGAAACCTACCGTGTGGCGGAACGCTACAAACTGCCCGTTGCTGTCGTATCGAACCGCATGATCGCCATTCCTGACTCGCCGATGATCGAACGTGTCGTTGTGGAAGCAGGACCGGATGTCGCCGATGACTGGATTGCGGAACAGGCGCAGGAAGGCGATATCATTGTCACGGGCGATATTCCTCTGGCGGCGCGCTGCGTGGAAAAAGGCGCGCATGTGATCGACTCGAAAGGCAAGGTGCTTGACGCCAGTTCCATCGGGATGGCGCTCGCCATGCGTAACCTGATGACCGACCTTCGTTCCGCCGGGGTGGAAACGCCGGGCGGGCCTGCCTTCAGCAAGCTGGACCGCTCACGCTATCTTTCCGCGCTCGATACGCTGGTGGTGCGCCTGCGGAAGCCACGCTTCCGTATGCCTGTCGCGCCGATATGA
- a CDS encoding diacylglycerol kinase family protein: MYVIHNPTAGRRNTGRLWNVLDCLASHGIPLKILETQYAGHATELARTAVRQGADMVVAAGGDGTIAEVVAGMLASDTRLGIIPLGTANVLAHEFNLPFAPKALAAVLGSDCGTPLWPGILKSSDQSRLFVQMVGAGFDAHVVHHIDLGTKRLLGRGAYVLQTVRELPRYQFPSLCVRADGKEYHAASVIVSKGRLYGGPYLLSSDALPGEPGFSVTLFENGGVSSALMAGLSLPQGKMGSLPGVQTVRASHIEITSPAELPVQADGDPAGMLPFEITDATGPVVLATGG, translated from the coding sequence ATGTACGTCATCCACAATCCCACCGCAGGCCGCAGGAACACCGGCCGACTGTGGAACGTGCTCGATTGCCTCGCCAGCCACGGTATTCCCCTGAAGATACTTGAGACACAGTATGCCGGTCATGCCACCGAACTGGCCCGCACGGCGGTCCGTCAGGGCGCTGATATGGTCGTCGCGGCCGGAGGGGATGGCACGATCGCGGAAGTCGTCGCCGGAATGCTGGCTTCTGACACCCGTCTCGGGATCATTCCCCTTGGAACAGCCAATGTCCTTGCCCACGAATTCAACCTGCCTTTTGCCCCGAAAGCCCTGGCGGCTGTACTCGGGTCGGACTGCGGCACGCCTCTCTGGCCCGGCATCCTGAAATCGTCTGATCAATCAAGGCTGTTTGTCCAGATGGTTGGAGCCGGCTTTGATGCGCATGTCGTGCATCATATTGATCTGGGTACGAAGCGTCTGTTGGGCCGTGGGGCCTATGTTCTGCAGACAGTCAGAGAGCTGCCGCGCTACCAGTTTCCGTCACTCTGTGTTCGCGCTGACGGCAAGGAATACCACGCCGCCAGTGTGATTGTGAGCAAAGGACGCCTTTACGGAGGCCCTTACCTGCTGTCATCCGACGCCCTGCCGGGTGAACCCGGCTTTTCCGTGACGCTTTTTGAGAATGGCGGTGTCTCTTCCGCCCTGATGGCGGGCCTCTCCCTGCCGCAGGGCAAGATGGGAAGCCTGCCCGGCGTGCAGACCGTACGGGCGTCTCATATAGAAATCACGTCACCCGCAGAGCTTCCAGTACAGGCGGATGGAGACCCGGCCGGAATGCTGCCGTTCGAAATTACGGATGCAACAGGTCCGGTGGTGCTCGCAACGGGAGGATAG
- the flgA gene encoding flagellar basal body P-ring formation chaperone FlgA, translating into MRCIAFHFFAACIVGGCLGTSSADAASLRRTSVLHHPQVRLSDLFNGITADQDCDLGPAPAPGQSLTISAPQLQAIAQQYGIDWPEMSELAQATLTRASHTVSHDDIMPLIVDGLKAKGVSDSATIDVTNFSGPTVAAELANSPRLSNIVYDAAHGRFSAFFSITSDNDTQSFRADGTVSSRVEAVTARTDLSAGQIIEQSDVEIAEIDSRSLPARAILDPADIIGQSTRRAIRAHTPLTSEMTSRIDLIEKGSPVILDVSSSGLHLTASGVALDSGAQGERIHVLNPTSRMIVVGQIIDRTRVAVTPGTTPTPADFKDLRSAGVRPQKNI; encoded by the coding sequence ATGAGGTGCATAGCCTTTCATTTTTTTGCCGCATGCATTGTGGGAGGATGTCTGGGCACATCCTCCGCAGATGCAGCAAGCCTCCGCCGGACAAGCGTGCTGCATCATCCTCAGGTGCGACTTTCAGATCTTTTCAACGGAATTACCGCCGATCAGGACTGCGACCTGGGACCAGCCCCGGCTCCGGGACAGAGCCTCACCATAAGCGCTCCCCAGCTTCAGGCTATCGCCCAGCAGTACGGCATTGACTGGCCTGAAATGTCTGAACTGGCTCAGGCAACCCTCACGCGCGCCAGCCATACCGTGTCACATGACGATATCATGCCCCTGATTGTTGATGGCCTTAAAGCCAAAGGCGTTTCCGACAGCGCCACCATCGACGTCACAAATTTTTCGGGGCCAACCGTCGCCGCAGAACTGGCAAATTCCCCGCGATTGTCAAATATTGTCTATGATGCTGCGCACGGCAGGTTTTCTGCTTTTTTTTCCATTACATCTGACAACGACACGCAGTCGTTCCGTGCGGATGGAACCGTCAGTTCCCGCGTAGAGGCTGTAACGGCACGCACAGATCTGTCGGCAGGGCAGATTATCGAGCAGTCTGATGTTGAAATTGCAGAGATTGATTCACGGTCCCTGCCAGCGCGCGCCATCCTGGATCCCGCCGATATCATTGGCCAGTCTACCCGACGCGCCATTCGTGCGCATACTCCCCTCACCTCCGAGATGACATCGCGTATAGACCTTATTGAAAAAGGCTCACCTGTTATTCTCGATGTTTCATCATCCGGTCTTCATCTTACCGCCTCCGGAGTGGCGCTGGACTCCGGCGCGCAGGGAGAGCGCATCCATGTGCTGAATCCCACATCACGCATGATTGTTGTCGGCCAGATTATCGACAGAACACGCGTCGCAGTAACACCAGGAACTACTCCAACCCCTGCCGATTTCAAAGATTTACGCTCTGCCGGGGTCAGGCCACAGAAAAATATCTAA
- the mutL gene encoding DNA mismatch repair endonuclease MutL — protein sequence MSEPVPFQPVLRRLSDAVINRIAAGEVIERPAAALKELVENALDARAQRIRVAIVNGGADRIVVTDDGVGMTADELALAVQRHCTSKLSDETLVRIATLGFRGEALPSVGAAARLTITSRKADSDCAWRIHVAGGEISPPEPCSGEKGTSILVEDMFFATPARRKFLKSARVEGSHAEAAVRRLALTAPDVAFFMEVDGRTILDRPAETLEARAAALLGIEDADGLLKLDGVRGDMKLSGFACSPSVHRPTTAGQFMLVNGRAVVDPLLRTAIRVAYRRVIESGRHPVAVINLSLPYEQVDVNVHPAKTELRFADEAGVRSLVIGAITRALGLGAGTAGVRPGFSAPSRSVRVVYPPEAPRSEGFAEPFLALGAQPAARTFASDQPDAGRLATMPHDRETGSQFPVFPLQPDGPQGHPASPATTRPETDHPLGAAVAQVLSTYIIAVTADDNMVLVDQHAAHERLTHEVLREQFLSGTIRAQRLLVPDVVELSRSQADLLVSRAEALSKLGIDLEPFGPGAVLVRSLPALLGNASAVNLLRDLAEELDADDLASVEETPTLDARFDAVIARMACHGSIRAGRNLTIPEMNTLLRRMEETPRAGTCSHGRPTWVRLTRNDLELLFRRR from the coding sequence ATGTCCGAACCTGTTCCTTTCCAGCCCGTCCTGCGTCGGCTTTCCGATGCTGTCATCAACCGCATCGCCGCCGGTGAGGTGATCGAGCGCCCTGCCGCCGCTCTCAAGGAACTGGTGGAAAACGCGCTGGATGCCCGGGCGCAGCGTATCCGCGTCGCCATTGTCAATGGTGGCGCCGACCGGATTGTCGTGACGGATGACGGCGTCGGCATGACGGCTGATGAACTGGCGCTCGCCGTCCAACGCCACTGCACATCCAAGCTCTCCGACGAGACACTGGTGCGGATCGCCACCCTTGGTTTCCGGGGGGAAGCGCTGCCGTCCGTTGGAGCAGCGGCGCGTCTGACCATCACGTCCCGCAAGGCTGACAGTGACTGCGCCTGGCGTATCCATGTCGCGGGCGGTGAGATTTCTCCCCCCGAACCGTGCTCGGGCGAAAAAGGCACGTCGATTCTGGTGGAAGACATGTTCTTCGCCACGCCTGCCCGACGGAAATTTCTCAAGAGCGCCCGCGTGGAAGGATCACACGCGGAAGCGGCGGTCCGCCGTCTGGCGCTGACGGCTCCCGACGTGGCGTTTTTCATGGAAGTGGATGGACGCACCATCCTCGATCGTCCTGCCGAAACGCTGGAGGCACGGGCTGCGGCGCTGCTCGGGATCGAGGATGCGGACGGCCTGCTGAAGCTGGATGGCGTGCGCGGCGACATGAAGCTGTCCGGTTTTGCGTGCAGTCCGTCCGTTCACAGGCCGACGACAGCCGGACAGTTCATGCTGGTCAATGGTCGCGCCGTGGTCGATCCACTGCTGCGTACGGCCATCCGGGTCGCCTATCGGCGCGTTATCGAGTCCGGTCGCCATCCTGTCGCGGTCATCAATCTGTCGCTGCCCTATGAGCAGGTCGATGTGAACGTCCATCCCGCCAAGACGGAACTTCGCTTTGCGGACGAGGCCGGGGTGCGGTCACTGGTCATCGGCGCCATCACGCGGGCGCTTGGGCTGGGAGCGGGCACCGCTGGAGTGCGCCCAGGTTTTTCCGCGCCCTCCCGATCCGTGCGTGTTGTCTACCCGCCGGAGGCTCCGCGCTCGGAAGGATTTGCCGAGCCGTTTCTGGCGTTGGGTGCTCAACCCGCAGCCCGCACATTCGCATCCGACCAACCTGATGCGGGCCGACTGGCGACGATGCCGCACGACAGGGAGACAGGAAGCCAGTTTCCTGTTTTCCCTTTGCAGCCAGATGGTCCGCAGGGACACCCTGCCTCTCCGGCGACCACCCGCCCGGAGACAGATCACCCTCTCGGGGCTGCTGTGGCGCAGGTGCTCAGCACCTACATCATTGCTGTGACCGCTGATGACAACATGGTGCTGGTGGATCAGCACGCTGCGCATGAGCGGCTGACTCACGAAGTTCTGCGCGAGCAGTTCCTCTCCGGCACTATCCGGGCTCAACGCCTGCTGGTGCCAGATGTAGTGGAACTTTCACGCAGTCAGGCGGATCTGCTGGTATCGCGCGCCGAGGCCCTGTCAAAACTGGGGATCGATCTGGAGCCCTTTGGTCCGGGCGCGGTACTTGTCCGATCTTTACCCGCCCTGCTCGGGAATGCGTCAGCCGTGAATCTGCTGCGGGATCTGGCGGAAGAGCTGGACGCGGATGACCTCGCCAGCGTTGAGGAAACACCCACTCTGGATGCACGGTTTGATGCGGTGATTGCCCGCATGGCCTGTCACGGCAGTATCCGGGCGGGCCGTAATCTCACCATCCCGGAAATGAATACGCTGCTGAGACGCATGGAGGAAACGCCGCGTGCGGGCACCTGCTCACACGGACGACCGACGTGGGTGAGGCTGACGCGCAACGATCTGGAACTGCTGTTCCGTCGCCGCTAG
- a CDS encoding IS5 family transposase (programmed frameshift), producing MWEPLIEAVRPRGKTPPHDLRRTIAAIFWRHENGAKWRSIPAKLGPWWRAAQLFIRWAKLGVWERLLERVQDQQSVALGMTFLDGTNIRAHHKAAGAPKKGASFEERDHREALGRSRGGYGTKVCVIADGHGKAFGFALAPGQAHELLLALAMLDSLPAIPLWVVADKGYASNAMRERIWDMGARPAIPAKRRDGPVACPKWAYRCRHLVENLWARLKEWRAVATRYEKTATSFLAVIHIAAAADWIKP from the exons ATCTGGGAACCTTTGATTGAAGCGGTTCGCCCAAGGGGTAAGACGCCGCCCCATGATCTGCGGCGCACGATAGCAGCGATTTTCTGGCGCCATGAGAATGGCGCGAAATGGCGGAGCATCCCCGCTAAACTGGGGCCTTGGTGGCGGGCGGCACAACTTTTCATCCGCTGGGCGAAACTGGGCGTGTGGGAACGCCTGCTCGAACGGGTTCAGGACCAACAGAGCGTGGCGCTCGGTATGACTTTTCTGGATGGCACAAACATCAGGGCTCACCACAAGGCGGCGGGAGCCC CAAAAAAAGGGGCCTCTTTCGAAGAGCGAGATCATCGTGAAGCACTTGGCCGCTCTCGCGGCGGCTATGGCACGAAAGTCTGCGTGATCGCTGATGGACATGGAAAAGCTTTCGGTTTTGCGCTGGCCCCCGGACAGGCTCATGAACTGCTCCTGGCACTAGCCATGCTCGACAGCCTTCCCGCCATTCCCCTGTGGGTCGTGGCGGACAAGGGTTATGCATCGAACGCCATGCGTGAACGGATATGGGACATGGGAGCCCGGCCCGCTATTCCCGCGAAACGACGCGATGGGCCGGTCGCCTGCCCAAAATGGGCCTATCGGTGTCGGCATCTCGTTGAGAACCTCTGGGCTCGCCTCAAGGAGTGGCGCGCTGTCGCAACCAGATACGAAAAAACAGCAACGTCGTTCCTCGCGGTCATACACATCGCTGCCGCTGCAGACTGGATCAAGCCATAA
- a CDS encoding glycosyltransferase family 1 protein, which yields MRILIATDAWTPQVNGVVRTMTTIVSMLRMKGHDVEVIGPDSFRTIPCPSYPEIPLALNPGGRFGKLAKAFRPNVLHIVTEGPVGWAAWRWARKHGVPFTTSYHTRFPEYVQARLGWGLKLAYALLRYFHNKAQGTLGATNSLREDLSARGFTRLVPWTRGVDLARFTPEPRRDWKTELGISGPVFIHVGRLAVEKNIEAFLSLDLPGTKVVVGDGPHRASLEKNFPQAIFTGRLEEGALAAAYAGGDVFVFPSLTDTFGLVVLEALSCGTPVAAYNVTGPKDILAGADGCVGAVNDDLRVACMQALNGDRAACRAHAERFTWEACADMFENTLVPF from the coding sequence TTGCGAATATTGATAGCGACGGACGCATGGACGCCACAGGTCAACGGCGTCGTGCGCACCATGACGACCATCGTCAGCATGCTCAGGATGAAAGGGCATGATGTGGAGGTCATTGGACCGGATTCTTTCCGCACCATTCCATGTCCGAGTTATCCGGAAATACCGCTCGCTCTCAATCCCGGCGGACGCTTTGGAAAGCTGGCGAAAGCTTTCAGGCCGAATGTCCTGCATATCGTCACTGAAGGCCCTGTCGGTTGGGCGGCATGGCGTTGGGCACGCAAACACGGCGTTCCATTTACGACTTCATACCACACACGTTTTCCTGAATATGTTCAGGCCCGTCTGGGCTGGGGGCTGAAGCTGGCTTATGCGCTGCTGAGGTATTTCCACAACAAGGCACAAGGCACCCTGGGTGCGACCAACAGCCTGCGTGAAGATCTGTCTGCGCGCGGTTTCACCCGTCTGGTTCCCTGGACACGGGGGGTTGATCTCGCACGTTTCACCCCTGAGCCTCGTAGAGACTGGAAGACGGAACTGGGAATTTCAGGTCCTGTTTTCATTCATGTCGGCCGACTGGCGGTCGAGAAGAATATCGAGGCTTTTCTGTCTCTCGATCTGCCGGGCACAAAGGTTGTTGTGGGTGATGGCCCGCATCGCGCCTCACTGGAAAAGAATTTCCCGCAGGCGATCTTTACCGGACGGCTGGAAGAAGGCGCGCTGGCGGCGGCCTATGCGGGCGGCGATGTGTTCGTGTTTCCCAGCCTGACAGATACGTTCGGACTGGTTGTTCTGGAGGCACTGTCCTGCGGCACGCCGGTCGCGGCCTACAATGTAACAGGACCAAAGGACATCCTTGCCGGTGCGGATGGGTGCGTCGGGGCTGTCAATGATGATCTGCGGGTTGCCTGCATGCAGGCTCTGAATGGCGATCGCGCTGCCTGCCGTGCCCATGCGGAACGGTTTACATGGGAAGCCTGCGCGGACATGTTCGAGAATACTCTGGTGCCGTTTTGA
- a CDS encoding UDP-2,3-diacylglucosamine diphosphatase codes for MSFIDTSLAGQTPCRAVFLSDIHLGTRGSQAALAADFLKSISCDKLYLVGDIIDGWRLRRSWYWDNHHDELLQVILRMARHGTDVIYIPGNHDEMFRRWLPMNLEVAGVRLLPRAEHVAADGKRYLVLHGDEFDSVVRYAPILALLGDQAYTAALVLNRWINGVRRRLGLPYRSFSAWAKRRVKGAVKAIDRFEEALAKEARQIGADGIICGHIHSPEIRTIDGVCYMNTGDWVESCTGLVEDRHGQFSLIDWSRKIPASARDTLTVGSRFRWAESMNFRQDAEGAEAGMSVREPG; via the coding sequence ATGAGCTTTATTGATACTTCCCTTGCCGGGCAAACACCCTGTCGTGCGGTGTTTCTGTCCGATATTCATCTCGGAACCAGAGGGAGTCAGGCGGCTCTCGCGGCTGATTTCCTGAAATCCATTTCCTGCGACAAGCTTTATCTCGTCGGTGATATCATCGACGGATGGCGGCTGCGCCGGTCATGGTACTGGGACAATCACCACGATGAACTGCTTCAGGTCATCCTGCGCATGGCCCGTCACGGGACGGATGTGATCTATATCCCCGGCAATCATGATGAGATGTTTCGTCGCTGGCTTCCGATGAATCTGGAGGTCGCCGGTGTGCGCCTGCTGCCAAGAGCCGAACATGTCGCGGCCGATGGCAAGCGGTATCTGGTCCTGCATGGCGACGAATTTGACAGTGTTGTGCGCTACGCCCCGATCCTGGCGCTTCTGGGGGATCAGGCCTATACGGCGGCTCTCGTGCTGAACCGCTGGATCAATGGCGTGCGTCGTCGTCTGGGGCTGCCCTATCGCTCTTTCTCCGCATGGGCGAAGCGTCGGGTCAAGGGGGCTGTGAAAGCCATCGACCGCTTTGAGGAAGCGCTGGCGAAGGAAGCGCGGCAGATTGGGGCGGACGGCATCATCTGCGGTCACATCCATAGTCCAGAGATCCGGACAATCGATGGTGTCTGCTATATGAATACAGGGGACTGGGTGGAAAGCTGTACCGGTCTTGTCGAGGATCGGCATGGTCAGTTCTCGCTGATTGACTGGAGCCGGAAGATTCCTGCCTCTGCTCGGGATACGCTGACTGTCGGTAGCCGGTTTCGCTGGGCGGAGAGCATGAACTTCCGTCAGGATGCAGAAGGCGCTGAAGCCGGGATGTCGGTCAGAGAGCCGGGCTGA
- the flgH gene encoding flagellar basal body L-ring protein FlgH, protein MKRSLLLFSLISLSACNGGIGSLSEIGHPPAMTRTQDPTRDTAYRPVTMPMPPLQPPPAEVASLWRPGSRAFFKDQRAAQVGDLVTVIVDITDNATMVDNTSASGGGSESMGIPSLFGFHGKAVSHIIGSGAFSTSSNNSNTAAGRISRNETVTVRVAGTITQVLPNGNFVVVGRQEVRVNSELRELQVTGVVRPQDITADNTVTHDRMAEARISYGGRGQLSILQTPRYGQQLIDAIAPF, encoded by the coding sequence ATGAAACGCTCTCTATTGCTTTTCTCCTTAATCAGCTTGTCAGCCTGCAATGGCGGCATTGGCAGTCTGAGCGAAATCGGTCATCCACCCGCAATGACGCGCACGCAGGATCCCACCCGCGATACTGCCTACAGACCTGTCACAATGCCTATGCCTCCCTTGCAGCCTCCGCCGGCTGAAGTTGCCAGCCTCTGGCGACCTGGAAGTCGGGCTTTTTTCAAGGATCAGCGGGCCGCACAGGTCGGAGATCTTGTGACCGTCATTGTCGACATTACTGACAATGCCACAATGGTTGACAATACAAGCGCAAGTGGCGGTGGCAGTGAAAGCATGGGCATACCGAGCCTTTTCGGTTTCCATGGAAAGGCCGTTTCGCATATCATTGGATCAGGTGCTTTTTCCACATCCAGCAACAACAGCAATACAGCTGCTGGCCGGATCAGCAGAAACGAAACCGTGACTGTCCGGGTAGCAGGCACCATCACACAGGTTCTTCCCAATGGGAATTTTGTCGTGGTGGGGCGGCAGGAAGTCCGTGTGAACAGTGAGCTCCGCGAATTGCAGGTCACGGGCGTTGTCCGGCCTCAGGATATCACAGCAGACAATACAGTGACTCACGATCGCATGGCTGAAGCCCGAATTTCCTATGGTGGCCGTGGACAACTCTCCATTTTGCAAACACCACGCTACGGACAGCAATTAATTGATGCTATTGCGCCGTTCTGA